Proteins from a genomic interval of Paenibacillus sp. FSL R5-0623:
- the ftsA gene encoding cell division protein FtsA, which translates to MSNNDIIVSLDIGTSKIRAIIGEMNNGTFNIIGVGSADSEGIRKGVIVDIDQTVQSIRNAVDHAERMVGIQISEVYVGISGNHIGLMSSHGVVAVSNEDREIGEEDMERVLKAAEVIAVPPEREIIDVVAKQYVVDGLEGIQDPRGMIGVRLEVEATIITGAKTAIHNLLRCVEKAGLKVSDLVLMSLGAGQLALSKDEKTMGSVLVDIGAGATTIAIFEEDSLVATSTLPIGGEFVTNDIAYGLRTLTDQAEKVKLKYGCAWLDDAAADVMFKVTRIGSNVDKEFSQEDLAAIIEPRVQEIFQMISQEVKRLGYNELPGGYILTGGTVSMPGVLQVAQHELAASVRVAVPDYIGVRDPGFTSGVGILHSVIRSLRIRPSINNGGGNNNNNNNNNKKPTNRPKPNAAQESEQKPGLFERLKNMFSEFI; encoded by the coding sequence TTGAGCAACAATGACATCATTGTTAGTTTGGACATCGGTACATCCAAAATTCGCGCTATTATTGGGGAAATGAATAATGGAACCTTTAATATTATAGGAGTTGGATCTGCCGACTCGGAGGGAATTCGCAAAGGTGTAATCGTAGATATCGATCAGACGGTGCAGTCGATTCGCAACGCAGTGGATCATGCAGAACGTATGGTAGGTATTCAAATATCCGAAGTGTATGTTGGAATCTCGGGAAATCATATCGGACTGATGAGCAGTCACGGCGTCGTGGCTGTGTCTAACGAGGATCGTGAAATCGGAGAAGAAGACATGGAACGGGTGTTGAAAGCAGCCGAAGTCATTGCAGTTCCTCCGGAACGGGAAATTATTGATGTTGTCGCCAAGCAATATGTTGTAGATGGCTTGGAGGGCATACAGGACCCCCGTGGTATGATTGGTGTTCGTCTGGAAGTTGAAGCAACGATCATAACGGGTGCAAAAACCGCGATACATAATCTTTTGCGCTGCGTGGAAAAAGCGGGTCTGAAAGTAAGCGATCTGGTTCTCATGTCGCTTGGAGCGGGTCAACTGGCTTTGTCCAAAGATGAAAAAACGATGGGTTCAGTGCTTGTTGATATTGGAGCAGGTGCAACAACCATCGCCATTTTTGAAGAAGACAGTCTTGTTGCAACATCAACGTTGCCTATAGGTGGGGAATTCGTAACAAATGATATCGCCTATGGCTTACGCACGTTAACGGATCAGGCAGAGAAGGTGAAACTGAAATATGGCTGCGCCTGGTTGGATGATGCTGCTGCGGATGTGATGTTCAAAGTCACCCGAATTGGCAGTAATGTAGACAAGGAGTTTTCACAGGAGGATCTGGCAGCAATTATTGAACCTAGGGTTCAAGAAATATTCCAGATGATATCCCAAGAAGTGAAACGTCTTGGTTACAACGAGCTTCCTGGAGGTTATATACTAACGGGAGGTACGGTCTCTATGCCGGGGGTTCTGCAGGTCGCTCAGCATGAGCTTGCTGCTTCGGTACGAGTTGCAGTTCCGGATTATATTGGTGTGCGTGACCCTGGGTTTACAAGCGGAGTCGGCATATTGCACAGTGTAATTCGCAGTTTGCGCATTCGTCCCTCGATCAATAACGGCGGTGGAAATAACAACAACAACAATAATAACAACAAGAAACCGACCAACCGTCCGAAGCCAAATGCGGCACAGGAATCGGAGCAAAAACCCGGTCTGTTCGAACGGCTGAAGAAT
- a CDS encoding FtsQ-type POTRA domain-containing protein, which yields MPKSQIPVLKKNRPKGNTSRKIVIILLLLFIVLLAVLFFRSSMSRISAIEITGNVYTATSELLEKSGLKEGEQFFGTSTAEVIERLKTIKAISTVTVDKQFPGIIHIKVQEYATVAYELGSDGTLKAILASGTSLTVPATIGVAVEKPILTQWKADDPLKAKLSQTLAKIPNELTTDISEIIPNPTPSFPDQIRMYTKSQFEVITTVSLLSDKVEYLNQVIETERPGKITMLEADTYVPFIPDDPEDDAEPGATP from the coding sequence ATGCCTAAAAGTCAAATTCCGGTTCTGAAGAAGAATCGGCCAAAAGGAAACACAAGCCGCAAAATTGTAATTATTCTCTTATTATTATTTATTGTATTGCTCGCTGTACTATTCTTTCGTTCTTCCATGAGTCGGATTTCGGCAATTGAAATTACGGGTAATGTATATACAGCAACTTCAGAACTGCTGGAGAAAAGCGGGCTGAAAGAAGGCGAACAATTTTTTGGGACAAGTACTGCCGAGGTTATTGAGCGTCTCAAGACCATCAAGGCGATTTCCACCGTTACCGTGGACAAGCAATTTCCGGGTATTATCCATATCAAGGTTCAGGAATATGCCACGGTTGCTTATGAGCTTGGTTCTGACGGTACGCTCAAAGCGATATTGGCCAGTGGGACAAGCTTGACGGTTCCGGCAACAATTGGTGTTGCTGTGGAGAAGCCCATATTGACCCAATGGAAGGCTGATGATCCACTCAAAGCCAAACTGAGCCAGACACTTGCTAAAATTCCAAATGAATTGACGACGGATATTTCGGAAATTATTCCGAACCCAACGCCTTCATTTCCGGATCAGATTCGGATGTATACCAAATCGCAGTTTGAAGTGATTACAACCGTCTCTCTTTTATCGGATAAAGTGGAGTATCTGAATCAGGTGATTGAGACCGAACGGCCTGGTAAAATCACCATGCTTGAGGCAGATACCTATGTCCCTTTCATCCCGGATGACCCGGAAGATGATGCTGAACCAGGAGCAACCCCCTGA
- the murA gene encoding UDP-N-acetylglucosamine 1-carboxyvinyltransferase produces MDKLVIEGGKPLSGSIRIHGAKNAALPIMAASLLADGEVTLHNVPHLLDIEVMLYILERLGCTCRHEQGTVTINTSSIRSYDVPEDLMKQMRSSIFLMGPLLAKFGQVSVYQPGGCAIGERKIDLHLRGLEALGALIEEQDQQIICHGHNLVGTDIHLDFPSVGATENIMMAAVLAKGTTTICNAAREPEIQDLQHFLNAMGASIIGAGTDTITINGVEELKPCSYEIIPDRIVAGTVMIAAAATRGNVTLTHCNPAHLTSLIHVLKRTGVQITVCNDIMTVSCMSRPKSVDRIVTSPYPSFPTDLQSQIMVLLSLADGFSVMKETVFEGRFKHVDELNVMGADISVDLNAAFIRGVPRLYGATVEATDLRAGAALVIAGLAAQGKTVVEQVHHIDRGYDQIEKLFQSLGASVERQSPVSKQLDFAN; encoded by the coding sequence TTGGACAAATTGGTGATTGAAGGCGGGAAACCCCTCTCAGGATCCATACGCATCCATGGAGCAAAAAATGCCGCTTTACCGATTATGGCCGCAAGTTTGTTGGCAGATGGAGAAGTTACACTGCATAACGTTCCACACTTGCTGGACATTGAAGTGATGCTGTATATCCTGGAACGGCTTGGATGCACGTGTCGGCATGAACAGGGAACAGTGACGATTAATACCTCGTCTATCCGGTCATATGATGTGCCAGAAGATCTAATGAAGCAGATGCGCTCTTCCATTTTTTTGATGGGACCATTGCTGGCCAAGTTTGGGCAAGTGTCAGTGTATCAGCCAGGTGGTTGTGCCATTGGAGAACGCAAAATTGATCTTCACCTCCGGGGCCTGGAAGCGCTCGGAGCCTTGATTGAAGAGCAGGACCAACAGATTATCTGTCATGGGCACAATCTGGTGGGTACAGATATTCATTTGGATTTCCCGAGTGTGGGAGCAACCGAGAATATCATGATGGCAGCCGTTCTGGCTAAAGGCACGACAACCATTTGCAACGCGGCAAGAGAACCTGAAATCCAGGACCTGCAACACTTTTTGAATGCTATGGGTGCAAGCATTATTGGTGCAGGAACGGATACAATTACGATCAATGGCGTTGAGGAACTGAAGCCTTGTTCCTATGAGATTATACCGGATCGAATCGTTGCCGGAACCGTAATGATTGCAGCAGCAGCAACACGAGGCAATGTTACGCTTACACACTGCAATCCTGCTCATCTTACTTCACTTATACATGTATTGAAGCGCACTGGTGTTCAAATCACAGTCTGCAATGATATAATGACGGTGAGCTGTATGAGCCGTCCCAAATCAGTAGACCGTATTGTGACTTCTCCGTATCCTTCGTTTCCGACAGATTTGCAATCGCAAATCATGGTGCTGCTCAGTCTGGCAGACGGATTCAGTGTGATGAAGGAAACGGTATTCGAGGGCCGGTTCAAACATGTGGATGAACTGAATGTGATGGGGGCTGATATTTCAGTCGATCTGAACGCAGCATTTATCCGTGGTGTTCCCCGTCTGTACGGGGCTACAGTAGAAGCAACCGATCTTCGTGCAGGTGCAGCTCTGGTCATTGCTGGTCTGGCTGCTCAAGGCAAAACGGTTGTGGAGCAAGTGCATCATATTGACCGGGGCTACGATCAGATCGAGAAGTTATTCCAAAGTCTTGGAGCATCGGTTGAGCGTCAGTCGCCCGTTTCGAAACAGTTGGATTTTGCCAATTAA